The following coding sequences are from one Rhizobiaceae bacterium window:
- a CDS encoding trypsin-like serine protease — MRRHFHVAFIGAVVALCLPAGAPAAEELAAASVGGMAAVPDNAGAIGRVHPGSGRYCTGTLVARKTVVTAAHCLVDPRSKRWIRAESLHFLGGYRIGQYDYHARVASYTVSPAYNPKEPQRSLAADWAMLTLTDTPDEGAPIRSRRGEAGNMVGEVTGYAMQKKYALSTSEPCKMQKIGFLLFGECKALLGMSGAPLIDVATGEMLGIQVAAGNREGRDFMVAVPASNWRKALEGAR, encoded by the coding sequence ATGCGCAGGCATTTCCACGTCGCCTTCATCGGAGCCGTTGTCGCGCTTTGCCTGCCGGCAGGCGCCCCTGCCGCGGAGGAACTGGCGGCGGCATCGGTCGGGGGTATGGCGGCAGTTCCGGACAATGCGGGCGCGATCGGAAGGGTGCATCCCGGCAGCGGACGCTATTGCACCGGTACGCTGGTCGCCCGGAAAACCGTCGTCACCGCGGCCCACTGTCTCGTCGATCCGCGCTCCAAGCGCTGGATTCGCGCGGAATCGCTGCACTTCCTCGGCGGCTATCGCATCGGCCAGTACGACTATCACGCGCGTGTCGCCAGCTATACGGTCAGCCCCGCCTATAATCCGAAAGAACCGCAACGGAGCCTTGCGGCCGACTGGGCGATGCTGACTTTGACCGACACCCCCGACGAGGGCGCTCCCATCCGCTCGCGTCGCGGCGAGGCCGGGAACATGGTGGGCGAGGTGACGGGCTATGCGATGCAGAAGAAATACGCCCTGTCGACCTCCGAGCCCTGCAAGATGCAGAAGATCGGTTTCCTGTTGTTCGGCGAATGCAAGGCGCTTCTCGGCATGTCGGGAGCGCCGCTGATCGATGTCGCGACCGGAGAAATGCTGGGCATCCAGGTCGCGGCAGGCAATCGGGAAGGTCGCGACTTCATGGTCGCTGTCCCTGCAAGCAACTGGAGGAAGGCGCTCGAGGGAGCGCGGTAG
- a CDS encoding HlyD family type I secretion periplasmic adaptor subunit: MSEQKTEPKNGVLSASKSWFGPAAIGYATIIVAFGVFGAWSAYARVDSAVIASGVISVESNRKTIQHYEGGIIREIRVKENEFVQKDQVLFELDPTEARANVAMIRAQLDSALALEARLVAERDNAEAIAFPEELLNRRDQPVTSASIIDQQKQFDQRRDALSGQMAILTSRIEQLNTEISGLEQEAAATRRQLVAIDDELESKQELYKKNLIAKSQVLALEREKARLEGVVGRSVADKAKAEGSIGETNLQIQQLEKQFLEDVNSQILEARQKISDLRQRMVVATDVFTRLVVKAPLAGYVQNLRVFTQGAVIQSGQPLLDVIPVDEPLIVQARVSPLDIESLKVHMQAEVRFPSFKARDFPVIFGTVRSISNDRFVDEANGQAYYLALIEVDDSKIEHAHEQLIAGLPAEVIVPTGERTVARYLIDPLIDRMRKSFREH; encoded by the coding sequence ATGAGCGAGCAGAAAACAGAGCCCAAGAACGGCGTCCTGTCCGCCAGCAAGAGCTGGTTCGGTCCGGCAGCCATCGGATATGCAACGATTATCGTTGCATTCGGCGTATTTGGCGCGTGGAGCGCCTATGCGCGGGTGGACAGCGCGGTCATCGCGTCCGGCGTCATTTCCGTGGAATCCAACCGCAAGACCATCCAGCACTATGAGGGCGGGATCATCCGGGAAATCCGGGTGAAGGAGAACGAGTTCGTTCAGAAGGACCAGGTGCTGTTCGAACTGGACCCGACCGAGGCGCGCGCCAATGTGGCGATGATACGGGCCCAACTCGATTCGGCGCTGGCTCTGGAAGCCCGGCTCGTGGCCGAGCGTGACAATGCCGAAGCGATCGCCTTCCCGGAGGAGCTTCTGAACCGTCGCGACCAGCCGGTGACCTCCGCTTCGATCATCGACCAGCAGAAACAGTTCGACCAGCGGCGGGACGCGTTGTCGGGGCAGATGGCCATCCTTACCTCCCGCATCGAACAGCTCAACACCGAGATCAGCGGTCTGGAGCAGGAAGCGGCCGCAACCCGCCGCCAACTGGTCGCCATCGACGACGAACTCGAATCCAAGCAGGAACTCTACAAAAAGAACCTGATCGCCAAAAGTCAGGTGCTGGCGCTCGAGCGGGAGAAGGCGCGGCTGGAAGGTGTCGTCGGACGCTCCGTCGCCGACAAGGCCAAGGCCGAAGGTTCGATCGGCGAGACCAACCTGCAGATTCAGCAGCTCGAAAAGCAGTTCCTCGAAGACGTGAACTCGCAGATCCTGGAAGCACGCCAGAAAATCTCGGATCTCCGGCAGCGCATGGTCGTGGCGACCGACGTGTTCACGCGCCTTGTCGTCAAGGCGCCGCTCGCGGGCTATGTCCAGAATCTCCGCGTCTTCACGCAAGGCGCGGTAATCCAGTCGGGGCAGCCGCTCCTGGACGTGATCCCGGTGGATGAGCCCCTGATCGTGCAGGCGCGCGTCTCGCCGCTCGACATCGAATCCCTGAAGGTTCACATGCAGGCGGAAGTTCGCTTCCCTTCCTTCAAGGCCCGCGACTTCCCGGTGATATTCGGCACGGTTCGCTCCATTTCAAACGACCGCTTCGTCGACGAGGCGAATGGTCAGGCCTACTATCTGGCGCTTATCGAGGTCGACGACAGCAAGATCGAGCATGCGCATGAGCAATTGATCGCCGGCCTGCCGGCGGAAGTCATCGTGCCGACCGGCGAGCGCACCGTGGCACGCTACCTGATCGATCCCCTCATCGACAGGATGCGCAAGAGCTTCCGCGAACATTGA
- a CDS encoding helix-turn-helix domain-containing protein, with protein MYTNPQKLNEPHVQRLRQDAGRWLKELRESKKLTQRDLALRVGAEYYTFISQLENGRGRIPPDRYADWAKALDVPVRPFVKKMMSFYDPVTYDLLFESEQSED; from the coding sequence GTGTACACGAATCCGCAAAAGCTCAACGAGCCGCATGTGCAACGCCTGCGGCAGGATGCCGGACGCTGGCTCAAGGAACTGCGAGAATCAAAAAAGCTGACGCAGCGTGACCTCGCATTGCGGGTTGGCGCGGAGTATTATACGTTCATTTCCCAGCTGGAGAACGGGCGAGGGCGTATTCCACCGGATCGGTATGCGGACTGGGCAAAAGCACTTGACGTTCCCGTGCGTCCTTTTGTTAAGAAGATGATGAGTTTTTACGATCCGGTTACCTACGATCTCCTATTCGAGAGCGAGCAATCGGAAGACTGA
- a CDS encoding PhzF family phenazine biosynthesis protein, with protein MSARKYLLYDVFTDRAFAGNQLAIVLDTAGLDTAAMQEIAREFNLSETVFVLGREENRARIRIFTPAHELPFAGHPTVGTAVALRDAGIPADNDNHESDAAILVLEERIGPIRCLVKRDGRGAFAEFGLARLPAKADFEISREQAAAALGIGPHDIGFENHTVSVWNAGLPYVSIPVRDLDAAARSSLDVRLWLEIVGARIDDQNPAAYVYCRETVAQQNALHARMFAGHLGIPEDPATGSAVASLSGAIAMFDRPLDGTTEYWIEQGLEMGRPSGIRLELDMRDGELSAARIGGYAVKVGEGVIYR; from the coding sequence GTGTCCGCCCGCAAGTATCTGCTCTACGACGTGTTCACCGATAGGGCGTTTGCCGGCAATCAACTCGCCATCGTGCTCGACACGGCCGGACTGGATACCGCCGCGATGCAGGAGATTGCGCGCGAGTTCAACCTGTCGGAGACGGTGTTCGTGCTCGGGCGAGAGGAGAACCGCGCCAGGATCCGCATCTTCACGCCGGCGCACGAGCTTCCTTTCGCCGGCCATCCGACGGTGGGAACTGCCGTGGCGCTGCGCGACGCCGGCATTCCGGCCGACAATGACAATCACGAGAGCGACGCCGCGATCCTGGTTCTGGAGGAGCGCATCGGACCGATCCGCTGCCTCGTCAAGCGCGACGGCCGAGGCGCCTTCGCGGAGTTCGGCCTGGCCAGGCTGCCGGCGAAGGCAGATTTCGAAATCAGCCGCGAGCAGGCGGCGGCCGCTCTTGGGATCGGACCGCACGACATCGGCTTCGAAAATCACACGGTCAGCGTCTGGAACGCGGGGCTGCCCTATGTAAGCATTCCGGTCCGCGATCTCGACGCCGCGGCGCGGTCCTCGCTGGATGTGCGTCTTTGGCTGGAGATCGTCGGTGCAAGGATCGACGACCAGAATCCGGCGGCCTATGTCTATTGCCGCGAAACCGTCGCGCAGCAGAACGCTCTGCACGCGCGCATGTTCGCCGGACATCTCGGGATTCCGGAAGACCCGGCGACAGGGTCGGCCGTTGCGTCGCTGTCCGGCGCGATCGCCATGTTCGACCGTCCGCTCGACGGTACGACGGAATACTGGATAGAGCAGGGGCTGGAAATGGGCCGCCCGTCCGGCATCCGGCTGGAACTCGACATGCGGGACGGCGAGCTCAGTGCGGCGCGCATCGGCGGTTATGCCGTAAAGGTCGGCGAAGGTGTCATCTACAGGTAG
- a CDS encoding type I secretion system permease/ATPase yields MSKADNLLSQAFRAGRGGFITALVFSFFINLLAFVGPLYMLQVYDRVITSRNETTLIMITIIAAFLLVVFGVLERARSAVLIRVGAVFDATAKDKLFAAIAKGSLRAPNQIGAQALRDLDSVREFMTGNGLISFCDAPWVPIFVAGCFILHPYFGYVALTGAIIIFLLALGNELSTRGHLKEASQSSVVANNWATAVFRNVEVLHAMGMINALRGRWRKQHDAVIGWQAKASDSGGTFIAATKFVRAFLQICILGVGAYLVIEGTASPGAMIAASIVMGRALAPVEASVANWRGFVSARSARSRILKLLEGVQDDQNRVMLPNPQGVVSVENLIACPPGTRTPTLRGVSFALKGGDVLGVIGPSAAGKSTLARALVGVWPSVSGAVRLDGSDLQHWSPEQLGQHIGYLPQDIELFSGTIAENIARFLEDDDSKIIEAAKLAGVHEMIQQLPDGYNTRIGDQGAGLSGGQRQRIGLARAFYNRPALIVLDEPNSNLDAEGEAALINGIKVAKEQGSTVVLVTHKTNVLGIADKVLVLMNGQVQHFGDRQSVLGKLMGPRVAQLNQPDTASANEPVTAGQA; encoded by the coding sequence GTGAGTAAAGCGGACAATCTCCTGTCGCAGGCGTTTCGTGCGGGACGCGGCGGCTTCATTACTGCGCTGGTCTTCAGCTTCTTCATCAATCTTCTGGCTTTCGTCGGACCGCTCTACATGCTGCAGGTCTACGATCGCGTCATCACCAGCCGCAACGAGACGACGTTGATCATGATCACGATCATCGCCGCCTTCCTTCTGGTGGTTTTCGGCGTCCTGGAGCGAGCGCGCTCGGCCGTGCTGATCCGGGTCGGCGCCGTGTTCGACGCGACGGCCAAGGACAAGCTGTTCGCCGCGATCGCCAAGGGCAGCCTGCGTGCGCCGAACCAGATCGGCGCGCAGGCGTTGCGCGACCTCGACAGCGTTCGCGAATTCATGACCGGCAACGGCCTGATCTCTTTCTGCGATGCGCCGTGGGTGCCGATCTTCGTCGCCGGCTGCTTCATCCTTCATCCCTATTTCGGCTACGTCGCCCTGACCGGGGCCATCATCATCTTCCTGCTTGCGCTGGGCAATGAACTCTCGACGCGCGGGCATCTGAAGGAAGCTTCGCAGAGCTCGGTCGTCGCCAACAACTGGGCGACCGCGGTGTTCCGCAACGTCGAGGTGCTGCACGCCATGGGCATGATCAATGCCCTTCGCGGCCGGTGGCGCAAGCAGCATGACGCGGTGATCGGCTGGCAGGCGAAGGCCAGCGATAGCGGCGGCACGTTCATTGCCGCCACGAAGTTCGTCCGTGCCTTCCTGCAGATCTGCATTCTCGGTGTCGGCGCCTATCTCGTCATCGAGGGGACCGCGTCGCCCGGCGCCATGATCGCGGCGTCGATCGTCATGGGACGCGCTTTGGCTCCCGTGGAGGCCTCGGTCGCCAACTGGCGCGGGTTCGTCAGCGCCAGGTCCGCGCGGAGCCGCATCCTGAAGCTGCTGGAGGGCGTGCAGGACGACCAGAATCGCGTCATGTTGCCGAATCCGCAGGGCGTCGTTTCCGTCGAAAACCTCATCGCGTGCCCTCCGGGAACACGCACGCCGACGCTGCGGGGTGTGTCGTTCGCGCTGAAGGGAGGCGACGTGCTCGGCGTCATCGGGCCGAGCGCGGCCGGCAAGTCGACCCTTGCGCGGGCCCTCGTCGGGGTCTGGCCCTCCGTATCGGGCGCGGTGCGACTCGACGGTTCGGATCTGCAGCACTGGTCCCCGGAGCAACTCGGGCAGCACATCGGCTATCTGCCGCAGGATATCGAACTGTTCAGCGGCACGATTGCCGAGAATATCGCGCGTTTTCTGGAGGATGACGACAGCAAGATTATCGAAGCGGCTAAACTTGCCGGCGTGCATGAGATGATCCAGCAGTTGCCGGATGGATACAACACGCGCATCGGCGATCAGGGGGCAGGTTTGTCGGGCGGCCAGCGGCAGCGCATCGGACTGGCTCGCGCCTTCTACAACCGGCCGGCGCTGATCGTTCTGGACGAACCCAACTCGAACCTCGACGCCGAAGGCGAGGCGGCCCTCATCAACGGTATCAAGGTCGCCAAGGAGCAGGGCTCCACCGTCGTCCTCGTCACACATAAGACAAATGTTCTCGGCATTGCCGACAAGGTGCTCGTGCTGATGAACGGTCAGGTCCAGCATTTCGGGGATCGCCAGTCGGTGCTGGGCAAGCTGATGGGCCCGCGCGTCGCGCAGCTCAATCAACCCGATACCGCCAGCGCAAACGAGCCCGTAACTGCCGGTCAGGCGTAG
- a CDS encoding DUF4214 domain-containing protein has protein sequence MRAQTDDRIGLDEIGRLYQAVLGRALDDHARAYYDSLAPAAITRSEVLRILAGSEEFRALPEERRRAAGLVHPEIAAFERQGGIHWFHSMEFPDGRRVNGIKPLDTLKREADAIFRDGVAGKSVLDIGAWDGFFSFEAERRGAGRVLSTDWFCWGGPGWGTKAGYDYAHAEFASKCDSHEVDLFDLDPAKLGTFDVVLFLGVLYHLKDPLGGLEKAAAMSRERIVVETATSLNNLRRPAMRFLPLKSLNADPTNFFAPNVACIVAMLQGMGFQRFVTMRSPAIPAVRGTLAALTGGHMRHIVFAWR, from the coding sequence ATGCGTGCGCAAACCGACGATCGTATCGGTCTCGACGAGATTGGACGCCTCTACCAGGCGGTCCTGGGCAGAGCTCTCGACGACCATGCCCGCGCCTACTACGACAGCCTCGCGCCGGCGGCGATCACGCGAAGCGAGGTGCTGCGCATTCTCGCAGGCAGCGAGGAATTCCGCGCGCTTCCGGAGGAGCGTCGGCGCGCGGCCGGTCTCGTTCATCCTGAAATCGCGGCTTTCGAAAGGCAGGGCGGCATTCACTGGTTCCATTCCATGGAATTTCCGGACGGCCGCCGGGTAAATGGAATCAAGCCCCTCGATACGCTGAAGCGCGAGGCGGATGCGATCTTCCGGGACGGCGTCGCCGGCAAGAGCGTGCTCGACATCGGCGCATGGGACGGCTTCTTCTCGTTCGAGGCCGAGCGGCGCGGCGCCGGCCGCGTGCTTTCCACGGACTGGTTCTGCTGGGGTGGCCCGGGATGGGGCACCAAGGCAGGCTACGACTACGCCCACGCCGAGTTCGCTTCGAAATGCGACAGCCACGAGGTCGATCTCTTCGACCTCGATCCCGCAAAACTTGGCACCTTCGACGTCGTCCTCTTCCTCGGCGTGCTTTATCATCTGAAGGACCCGCTGGGTGGCCTCGAAAAGGCCGCCGCCATGTCGCGTGAACGCATCGTGGTCGAGACCGCAACGAGTCTCAACAATCTGCGCAGGCCGGCGATGCGCTTCCTGCCGTTGAAATCGCTCAACGCCGATCCGACGAACTTCTTCGCCCCCAACGTCGCCTGCATCGTCGCCATGCTGCAGGGCATGGGCTTCCAACGTTTCGTGACGATGCGCAGCCCGGCCATTCCGGCGGTGAGAGGCACGCTCGCCGCCCTTACGGGAGGCCATATGCGTCACATCGTATTCGCCTGGCGTTGA
- the gmd gene encoding GDP-mannose 4,6-dehydratase has product MRKALITGIMGQDGAYLSQFLLSKGYEVYGLVRRSSTVDVRDNRLHWLGVADAVKIVDGNLLELSGLIRSVREIAPDEVYNLAAQSFVRTSWQQPILTGMVTGIGVANMLEAVRIEAPQARFYQASSSEMFGLIQEQVQNEKTPFYPRSPYAVAKVYGHWLTVNYRESFNIHASSGILFNHESPLRGIEFVTRKVTDGVARIKLGLANELRLGNIDAKRDWGHARDYVQAMWMMLQQDEPDDYVIATGVTTSVREMCRVAFEAVDLNMDDYLVIDPSLFRPAEVDVLLGDPSKARAKLGWEPKVTWQEMIREMIEADLKRLSRR; this is encoded by the coding sequence ATGCGTAAAGCCTTGATCACCGGCATTATGGGCCAGGATGGCGCCTATCTTTCACAATTCCTGCTGAGCAAGGGGTATGAAGTCTATGGCCTCGTTCGCAGGTCGAGCACGGTCGACGTGCGCGACAATCGCCTGCACTGGCTGGGCGTCGCGGACGCTGTGAAGATCGTGGACGGCAACCTGCTGGAGCTTTCGGGACTGATCCGGTCCGTCCGCGAGATCGCGCCGGACGAGGTCTACAACCTTGCCGCCCAATCCTTCGTCCGCACCTCGTGGCAGCAACCGATCCTGACCGGCATGGTGACCGGCATCGGCGTCGCCAACATGCTGGAAGCGGTCCGTATCGAAGCGCCGCAGGCCCGGTTCTATCAGGCATCGTCGTCGGAGATGTTCGGCCTCATCCAGGAGCAGGTGCAGAACGAAAAGACGCCGTTCTACCCGCGCTCGCCCTATGCGGTCGCGAAGGTCTACGGCCACTGGCTGACGGTCAACTACCGCGAGAGCTTCAACATTCACGCCTCCAGCGGCATCCTGTTTAATCACGAATCGCCGCTGCGCGGCATCGAGTTCGTGACCCGCAAGGTCACGGACGGCGTGGCGCGCATCAAGCTCGGGCTCGCGAACGAACTCCGTCTCGGCAATATCGACGCCAAGCGGGACTGGGGCCATGCGCGCGACTACGTTCAGGCCATGTGGATGATGCTGCAGCAGGACGAGCCGGACGACTACGTCATCGCCACCGGCGTCACGACTTCGGTGCGCGAGATGTGCCGCGTCGCGTTCGAGGCCGTCGACCTCAACATGGACGACTATCTGGTTATCGATCCTTCGCTGTTCCGCCCGGCCGAGGTTGATGTGCTGCTGGGTGATCCATCCAAGGCGCGCGCCAAGCTCGGCTGGGAGCCGAAGGTGACGTGGCAGGAGATGATCCGCGAAATGATCGAGGCGGACCTGAAGCGCCTGTCGAGGCGATAG
- a CDS encoding NAD-dependent epimerase/dehydratase family protein — MTTIAVSGCHGFIGGTLVAELEHRGHSVRRIERNLLESSARAELSRQLDGCSAIIHCAGLTPRRRRLSEADFDLANHQFTKNFGIAAADAAVPRFVFVSSIAVVGGNAGMLTPDMRRKPVSAYGRSKAAGETALLANGGLEKTVIVRPPLVYGPDPKGDLGLLLKLCASPFPLPFGAVENRRSMIGVTNLVDALHFLATAPAISAGATILHASDGRDLSLRELVTTIRDGLGRPPGLIDVPAGLLRGALRAIGLKSFAEKLLGDLRVDVSGLSKLGWRPRVEPAHDLHRMAHAFVETSARG; from the coding sequence TTGACGACGATCGCAGTCAGCGGCTGCCACGGTTTCATAGGCGGGACGCTTGTCGCGGAGCTCGAGCACCGCGGTCATTCGGTCAGGCGCATCGAACGAAACCTGCTGGAAAGCAGCGCGCGGGCAGAGCTGTCGCGCCAGCTCGACGGCTGTTCTGCAATCATCCACTGCGCCGGCCTGACGCCGCGCCGTCGCCGTCTCTCGGAAGCGGATTTCGACCTTGCCAACCACCAGTTCACGAAGAACTTCGGTATCGCGGCGGCCGACGCGGCAGTGCCCCGCTTCGTCTTCGTTTCCTCTATCGCCGTGGTCGGCGGAAACGCCGGCATGCTGACGCCGGACATGCGGCGCAAGCCGGTGAGCGCCTATGGAAGATCGAAGGCGGCCGGGGAGACAGCACTTCTGGCGAACGGCGGTCTGGAAAAAACGGTCATCGTGCGACCGCCTCTCGTCTATGGTCCCGACCCGAAGGGCGATCTCGGCCTGCTGCTGAAATTATGCGCCTCGCCTTTTCCCTTGCCCTTCGGCGCAGTCGAAAATCGCCGGTCGATGATCGGAGTGACGAATCTCGTCGACGCATTGCATTTTCTGGCAACCGCGCCGGCCATCAGCGCAGGCGCGACTATCCTTCACGCCAGCGACGGAAGAGACCTGTCACTGAGAGAACTGGTCACGACGATCCGGGACGGCCTCGGCCGCCCTCCCGGCCTCATCGACGTCCCGGCCGGCTTGCTCCGCGGCGCGCTCCGTGCCATCGGCCTCAAATCTTTCGCCGAAAAACTGCTTGGCGATCTTCGCGTCGATGTCTCCGGACTGAGCAAGCTCGGCTGGCGCCCCAGGGTCGAGCCAGCCCATGACCTTCATCGCATGGCGCATGCATTCGTCGAAACATCAGCGCGCGGCTAA
- a CDS encoding SapC family protein has product MASYIPLNRIEHAARQWRRPVGYAFAAEETIIPLAAIEAAQAAAELPLAFASVDGVTQLVAVMSAKPGRNWFVGSDGRWLGQYVPALFRAYPFRLACADPGGQFGLWIANEPSSAVDGEPIYDQAGELTPRVKAMASFLMTFENSRLQTQRACAALESAGVLVPWTIRLRAVDEQEEVLEGLLRIDDGALSDLSDDAFVGLRRAGALGIAHAQLLSVSRLDILARLPKVAAMLGVWENNPYPDLGFLRPSDDDVIF; this is encoded by the coding sequence TTGGCATCTTACATCCCGTTGAACAGGATCGAGCATGCAGCCCGGCAGTGGCGTCGGCCTGTCGGCTACGCTTTCGCTGCGGAGGAAACGATCATACCGCTGGCGGCGATCGAAGCGGCGCAGGCCGCTGCGGAGCTGCCGCTCGCCTTTGCAAGCGTCGACGGGGTGACGCAGCTTGTCGCGGTCATGTCCGCGAAGCCGGGAAGGAACTGGTTCGTCGGCTCAGACGGTCGATGGCTGGGGCAATACGTGCCTGCGCTGTTTCGCGCCTATCCGTTTCGCCTCGCCTGCGCAGACCCCGGCGGGCAGTTCGGCTTATGGATCGCGAACGAACCTTCATCCGCGGTGGACGGTGAGCCGATCTACGATCAGGCCGGCGAGCTCACGCCCCGGGTGAAGGCGATGGCGTCGTTTCTGATGACGTTCGAGAACAGCCGCCTCCAGACGCAACGGGCCTGCGCCGCTCTCGAGAGTGCAGGCGTCCTCGTGCCGTGGACGATCAGGCTGCGCGCTGTCGATGAACAGGAGGAGGTGCTGGAAGGCTTGCTGCGGATCGACGACGGAGCGTTGTCCGATCTTTCCGACGATGCATTTGTCGGTCTGCGCCGCGCGGGCGCGCTCGGTATCGCGCATGCGCAGCTTTTATCCGTCTCACGACTGGACATACTGGCGCGCCTTCCGAAGGTTGCCGCCATGCTGGGCGTATGGGAGAATAATCCCTATCCGGATCTCGGCTTTCTGCGACCGTCGGACGATGACGTGATTTTCTGA
- a CDS encoding glycosyltransferase, with translation MLRVLAFGRFLDDKPGGIQSHVEHLFHAMKGSVDYVHLVPSREWKDARLTLHGFPVIRKRGIDIDGTVAISPALVSEAWRISREQTFDLVHLHFPDPMTHIASMAVPSSVPRVISWHADIVRQRLILPFYRPFLRAAARNAAAIIAPTPRHRDGSPILSKVTDQSKIKIVPYGFDLSPFTVPAPGAADLRARFGSPIIFTMGRHVSYKGFDVLIRAMAEVRGDAQLVLGGEGPLTVELRLLAERSGVAKRVHFVGMVPPDQLAAYYQACDVFCLPSVTVAEAFGIVQVEAMASGRPVVSTKLNTGVDYANQDGVTGFTVTPGDPHELAARLNLLIEDKALADRMSAAARERALGVFTLEQMRDRTLAVYNEAAAQRRSR, from the coding sequence ATGTTGAGGGTTCTCGCTTTCGGGCGGTTTCTGGACGACAAGCCGGGGGGCATCCAGAGCCACGTCGAACATCTTTTTCACGCGATGAAGGGCTCGGTGGACTACGTCCATCTCGTGCCAAGTCGCGAATGGAAAGACGCGCGCCTGACCCTGCACGGATTCCCCGTGATCCGGAAACGCGGCATCGATATCGACGGCACCGTCGCGATCTCGCCTGCGCTCGTGTCAGAGGCGTGGCGCATAAGCCGGGAGCAGACGTTCGATCTGGTGCATCTGCACTTTCCCGACCCGATGACGCACATTGCCTCCATGGCGGTCCCGTCTTCGGTCCCGAGGGTCATCAGCTGGCACGCCGACATCGTGCGGCAACGCCTGATCCTGCCGTTCTATCGACCGTTCCTGAGAGCCGCGGCGCGCAATGCAGCCGCCATAATCGCGCCGACGCCGCGTCATCGCGATGGCTCGCCCATCCTGTCGAAAGTCACTGATCAATCGAAGATCAAGATCGTGCCTTACGGGTTCGACCTGAGCCCATTCACGGTTCCGGCTCCTGGCGCCGCCGACCTTAGAGCCCGGTTCGGCAGCCCGATCATCTTCACGATGGGTCGGCATGTCAGTTACAAGGGTTTTGACGTCCTCATCCGCGCCATGGCGGAAGTGCGCGGCGATGCGCAGCTTGTCCTCGGCGGAGAGGGGCCGTTGACGGTGGAACTGCGCCTGCTGGCTGAGCGTAGCGGCGTAGCGAAACGCGTGCATTTTGTCGGCATGGTGCCGCCAGATCAACTGGCCGCGTATTATCAGGCCTGCGATGTGTTCTGTCTGCCTTCGGTCACCGTCGCGGAGGCGTTCGGCATCGTGCAGGTGGAGGCCATGGCGAGCGGCCGGCCGGTGGTGAGCACGAAGCTCAACACCGGAGTCGACTATGCCAACCAGGACGGCGTCACCGGCTTCACCGTGACGCCGGGCGATCCGCATGAACTGGCTGCCCGTCTCAACCTCCTGATCGAGGACAAGGCGCTTGCCGACCGCATGTCGGCCGCTGCGCGAGAGCGGGCGCTTGGCGTCTTCACGCTGGAGCAGATGCGCGATCGGACGCTGGCGGTCTACAACGAGGCCGCCGCGCAGCGCCGTTCGCGCTGA